A window from Vulpes vulpes isolate BD-2025 chromosome 9, VulVul3, whole genome shotgun sequence encodes these proteins:
- the LOC112909638 gene encoding olfactory receptor 1M1-like, protein MESRNQSSTSEFILLGLSENPEQETLLFALFLCMYVVMAMGNLSIILAISSDSHLHTPMYFFLANLSLVDFGLATNTVPKMLVNIQMKSKSISYPCCLTQMYFFHFFGIVDSVLIAVMAYDRFVAICHPLHYTTIMSPRLCGLLAGSPWVFSYFISLTHILLMVRLVFCGNNKIPHYFCDLTPLLRLSCTDTSVNKIFVLIVAGMVIATPFICILASYARIIVAIMKVPSAGGRKKAFSTCSSHLSVVALLYGTTIGVYLCPSSVRTAVKEKASAVMYTAVTPMLNPFIYSLRNRDLKRALRKLFSKKIISSS, encoded by the coding sequence ATggaatcaaggaatcaatccagCACATCTGAATTTATCCTCCTAGGACTTTCAGAAAATCCAGAGCAGGAGActcttctttttgctttgttcctCTGCATGTATGTGGTTATGGCTATGGGAAACCTTTCAATCATCCTGGCCATCAGCTCAGATTCCCACCTTCATactcccatgtacttcttcctggcCAATCTCTCCTTGGTTGATTTTGGTCTGGCTACCAACACAGTCCCCAAGATGCTGGTGAACATCCAAATGAAAAGCAAGTCAATCTCCTATCCCTGCTGCCTGACCCAGATgtactttttccatttctttggcaTTGTTGATAGTGTCTTAATTGCTGTGATGGCTTATGACCGGTTTGTGGCTATATGTCACCCCTTACACTACACCACCATCATGAGCCCACGCCTCTGTGGCCTGCTGGCCGGTAGCCCATGGGTGTTTTCCTACTTTATTTCCCTCACTCATATCCTCTTGATGGTGCGCTTGGTTTTCTGTGGGAACAACAAGATTCCTCACTACTTCTGCGACCTCACTCCTCTTCTCAGGCTTTCTTGCACTGATACATCTGTGAACAAGATCTTTGTGCTCATTGTGGCTGGGATGGTGATAGCCACGCCATTCATCTGCATCCTGGCCTCCTATGCTCGCATCATTGTGGCCATCATGAAGGTCCCTTCTGCAGGCGGAAGGAAGAAAGCCTTTTCCACCTGCAGCTCCCATCTGTCTGTGGTTGCTCTCCTTTATGGGACCACCATTGGGGTCTATTTGTGTCCTTCCTCTGTGCGCACAGCTGTGAAGGAGAAAGCCTCTGCTGTGATGTACACTGCGGTCACCCCCATGCTGAACCCCTTTATCTACAGCCTGAGGAACAGAGATCTGAAGAGGGCCCTGAGGAAGctttttagtaaaaaaataatttcatcttccTGA
- the LOC112909748 gene encoding olfactory receptor 7G2-like, translating to MEPRNHTDVSEFLLLGLTDDPELQPFLFYLFLSMYLVTILGNLLIILVISSDSHLHTPMYFFLSNLSFTDICLSTTTIPKMLVNIQAQDQSITYTGCLTQVGFVLAFGGFENFLLAAMAYDRYVAICHPLRYTVIMNPQLCVLLILLSLFFSFVVALLHSLMVLRLSFCKDLEIPHFFCELAQVIKLACSDTLVNNILIYFVASLFGGIPLSGIIFSYTQIISSVLRMPSAGGKLKAFSTCGSHLSVVSLFYGTVVGVYISSVVSDSSKKTAVASVMYVVVPQMMNPFIYSLRNRDMKGALRKLISGMPSLL from the coding sequence ATGGAACCCAGAAATCACACAGATGtttcagaatttcttcttctgggattgaCAGATGATCCAGAACTGCAGCCTTTCCTATTCTACCTGTTTCTGTCCATGTACCTGGTCACTATCCTGGGAAATCTGCTCATCATCTTGGTCATCAGTTCTGACTCtcacctccacacccccatgtacttcttcctctccaatcTGTCTTTTACTGACATCTGTTTAAGCACAACCACCATCCCAAAGATGCTGGTGAACATCCAAGCACAGGATCAGAGCATCACTTACACAGGCTGCCTTACCCAGGTTGGATTTGTCCTGGCTTTTGGTGGTTTTGAAAATTTTCTCCTTGCAGCAATGGcttatgaccgctatgtggccatttGTCACCCCTTGAGATACACTGTTATCATGAACCCCCAACTCTGTGTTCTGCTGATTCTGCTCTCACTGTTCTTTAGCTTTGTGGTTGCCCTGCTCCACAGTCTAATGGTGCTACGACTCTCCTTCTGCAAGGACTTGGAAATTCCTCATTTCTTCTGTGAACTTGCTCAGGTCATCAAGCTCGCCTGTTCTGACACCCTCGTCAATAACATACTGATTTATTTTGTGGCTAGCCTATTTGGTGGTATTCCTCTCTCTGGGATCATTTTCTCTTATACTCAAATCATTTCCTCTGTTTTGAGAATGCCATCAGCAGGGGGAAAGCTCAAAGCTTTTTCCACCTGTGGGTCTCACCTGTCAGTTGTGTCCTTGTTCTATGGGACAGTTGTTGGAGTGTACATTAGTTCTGTAGTTAGTGACTCTTCCAAGAAGACTGCAGTGGCTTCAGTGATGTATGTTGTGGTTCCTCAAATGATGAACCCCTTTATCTATAGCCTACGGAACAGGGACATGAAAGGAGCCTTGAGAAAGCTCATCAGTGGGATGCCTTCTTTGCTGTGA